A genomic window from Elaeis guineensis isolate ETL-2024a chromosome 3, EG11, whole genome shotgun sequence includes:
- the LOC105040214 gene encoding UDP-glycosyltransferase 73E1-like has protein sequence MTNKATMNGLGSHFVLVPLTAQGHMIPMVDLARLLAERGARVSLITSPVNAARIKAIINQVKESGLPIHFAELKFPCAEAGLPDGCENVDLLPSPDYYKTFFEATHHLREPLTRYLRAQRPRPTCMIADMCNPWTADVARELRMPRLIFHGPSCFFLLCIHLMEQHGIYDRITDDFEPVLVPELPQPVEVNKAQAPGFFTPSGWEKLRSQALEAESTADGVVMNTFDDLEHSYIELYRKVIGKEVWTIGPLCLYNKDPNDKAARGNKPAIDHHRLLSWLDSRKPKSVLYVSFGSLVRTRPLQLTEIGRGLEASNQPFIWVIKDVERTSEVDKWLSEGFEERVSTRGLVIKGWAPQVVILSHPAIGGFMTHCGWNSVLEALSAGVPMITWPCFADQFLNEKLLVDELGIGVAVGVKVPYFCLTEDSPPVAKRDDIEKAVSRLMHKGKEGEKRRKRAKELAGKAVSTMERGGPSMENIARLIQYASKHGNNDSDQEEEHNM, from the coding sequence ATGACCAACAAAGCTACCATGAATGGTCTCGGCAGTCACTTCGTCTTGGTCCCCCTGACAGCCCAAGGGCACATGATTCCCATGGTTGACTTGGCTCGTTTACTTGCGGAACGAGGTGCTCGTGTCAGCCTCATCACCAGCCCGGTGAACGCTGCACGAATCAAAGCCATCATCAACCAAGTGAAGGAATCTGGTCTCCCGATACACTTTGCCGAGCTCAAATTTCCCTGTGCCGAAGCTGGTCTACCGGACGGTTGCGAGAACGTGGATCTCCTCCCTTCACCAGACTACTACAAAACATTTTTCGAAGCCACCCACCATCTCCGGGAACCCCTAACCCGGTACCTGCGAGCACAACGGCCTCGTCCAACATGCATGATCGCGGATATGTGCAATCCATGGACGGCGGATGTCGCTCGAGAGCTTCGGATGCCACGGCTCATCTTTCACGGGCCTTCTTGCTTCTTCCTTCTATGCATCCATCTCATGGAGCAACATGGGATCTACGACCGCATAACCGATGATTTCGAGCCCGTCCTCGTGCCTGAGCTGCCACAACCTGTCGAGGTCAACAAAGCCCAGGCACCGGGCTTCTTCACCCCATCCGGGTGGGAAAAGCTTAGATCACAGGCTTTAGAAGCGGAGTCGACGGCGGATGGGGTGGTGATGAACAcctttgatgatctggagcattcaTATATCGAGCTCTACAGAAAGGTGATTGGTAAAGAGGTCTGGACTATCGGGCCATTGTGTCTCTACAACAAGGATCCTAACGACAAGGCTGCCAGAGGGAACAAGCCTGCTATTGACCACCACCGACTTCTAAGTTGGCTCGACTCGAGGAAGCCCAAGTCTGTGCTCTACGTTAGCTTCGGTAGCCTTGTGCGAACGCGCCCTTTGCAGCTCACTGAAATAGGGCGTGGTTTGGAGGCATCCAACCAGCCATTCATCTGGGTGATCAAGGACGTGGAAAGGACCTCAGAGGTCGACAAATGGTTGTCAGAGGGATTCGAGGAGAGGGTAAGCACAAGGGGTCTTGTAATTAAGGGGTGGGCGCCGCAGGTGGTCATCCTGTCGCACCCTGCCATCGGAGGATTTATGACACACTGCGGATGGAACTCGGTGTTGGAGGCCTTGTCCGCGGGCGTGCCAATGATAACATGGCCTTGTTTTGCAGACCAATTCCTCAACGAGAAGCTGCTTGTGGACGAGTTGGGCATTGGTGTGGCGGTTGGGGTGAAAGTGCCCTACTTCTGTCTCACGGAAGATAGTCCACCGGTAGCAAAGAGGGATGACATAGAGAAGGCGGTCTCTAGGTTGATGCACAAAGGGAAGGagggagaaaagagaagaaaaagggccAAGGAGTTGGCTGGAAAGGCTGTGAGCACAATGGAAAGAGGAGGGCCTTCCATGGAGAACATAGCACGCTTGATTCAGTACGCTTCGAAGCACGGAAACAATGATTCTGATCAAGAAGAGGAGCACAACATGTAG